The following coding sequences lie in one Paracholeplasma manati genomic window:
- the dnaG gene encoding DNA primase, which produces MPIDRHIIDEINEKTDIVALVSPYVNLVKKGKNYMGQCPFHDDKSPSFSVSPEKHLAKCMACGEGGSPITFYQKIKNVSFPEAVKALATPLGIKVDVEIVENPTLKEHELMQEAANFYMYYLNNSAYGKTALSYLEKRGLTSDDLKHFSIGLAPKEKDALFQILKNKGFDPTMMMDLGLVKQREDGSYYDLMIKRITFPIHDTHGRVVGFSGRALEDDPVKYLNTPETKIFKKGEVLYHLFQASKDIRMQKRVILYEGFFDVIASYKSGLGNAVATMGTALTKKHAELLKQVTSDVIIAYDGDKAGQSATMKAIPILEEVRLRCDIVSLKDGLDPDDFLKKYGVPAYQAAFKETIDPLVFSYDYHKKGLDLNNSNDIQEFKSRIKKMLKFKDQSIREIYYRKLAKDIGSSYDSVMPKDTQFGTPDQKPVLPKPKPVTNKSLKKYYGAEIQLFIAMTQDYDQALRIEQALGTQFVADMDLFKLRGSLMLGYYPNHAVFDIDTFKDILNPDLLKAFETKVLSSLTWKIAPIYKEEAVTELLSVMQTITIEKGMIQLRENILNEPEAFTKANYAEQFKQLKNSKLKGKVNS; this is translated from the coding sequence ATGCCGATAGACCGTCATATAATCGATGAAATCAATGAAAAGACCGACATCGTAGCGTTAGTTAGTCCATATGTGAACCTGGTTAAAAAAGGTAAAAACTATATGGGACAATGTCCATTTCACGACGATAAAAGTCCATCTTTCTCGGTTTCACCAGAAAAACATTTAGCGAAGTGTATGGCTTGTGGTGAAGGGGGTTCACCCATCACCTTTTATCAAAAAATCAAAAATGTCTCTTTTCCTGAGGCAGTTAAAGCTTTAGCAACCCCACTCGGTATCAAAGTCGATGTGGAAATTGTTGAAAACCCGACCCTCAAAGAACATGAACTCATGCAAGAAGCAGCCAACTTCTACATGTATTATCTGAATAATTCTGCTTATGGAAAAACCGCACTGAGTTATTTGGAAAAACGTGGTTTAACAAGTGATGATCTGAAGCATTTTTCGATTGGGTTAGCCCCAAAAGAAAAAGATGCCTTGTTTCAAATCCTTAAAAATAAGGGGTTTGACCCTACCATGATGATGGATTTAGGCTTGGTCAAGCAACGTGAAGATGGTTCGTATTATGATTTAATGATTAAACGCATCACCTTCCCGATCCATGACACCCACGGGCGTGTCGTTGGATTCTCTGGCCGTGCTTTAGAAGATGACCCTGTAAAATACTTAAATACCCCTGAGACTAAGATTTTTAAAAAAGGGGAAGTCTTGTATCATTTGTTTCAAGCATCTAAAGACATTCGTATGCAAAAAAGAGTCATTTTATATGAAGGGTTCTTCGATGTCATCGCCTCCTATAAAAGTGGTTTAGGCAACGCTGTCGCAACCATGGGGACTGCCTTAACGAAGAAGCATGCAGAACTGCTTAAGCAAGTCACTTCAGACGTGATTATCGCTTATGATGGCGATAAAGCGGGTCAATCCGCTACCATGAAAGCCATTCCTATTTTAGAAGAAGTTCGCTTACGATGCGATATCGTGAGTCTTAAAGATGGTTTAGATCCTGATGACTTTTTAAAGAAGTATGGCGTCCCTGCATATCAAGCCGCGTTTAAAGAGACCATAGACCCATTGGTATTCAGTTATGACTACCACAAAAAGGGATTGGATTTGAATAACTCCAATGACATTCAAGAATTTAAGTCTCGCATTAAAAAAATGCTTAAATTTAAAGATCAAAGTATTAGAGAGATTTATTATCGAAAACTGGCTAAAGACATCGGGTCTAGTTATGATTCGGTGATGCCAAAGGATACCCAGTTTGGTACACCTGATCAAAAACCGGTGTTACCAAAACCAAAACCAGTGACCAATAAGTCTTTAAAGAAATACTATGGTGCGGAAATCCAGCTTTTCATCGCGATGACCCAAGATTACGATCAAGCACTTCGCATTGAACAAGCGCTTGGTACTCAATTTGTCGCCGATATGGATCTGTTTAAATTACGAGGTAGCCTGATGTTGGGTTATTATCCAAACCATGCAGTATTCGATATAGACACCTTTAAAGATATATTAAATCCAGATTTATTGAAAGCTTTCGAAACAAAAGTACTCAGTTCATTGACTTGGAAAATCGCGCCGATTTATAAAGAAGAAGCGGTGACTGAACTCTTAAGTGTGATGCAAACCATCACCATTGAAAAAGGGATGATACAGTTGCGAGAAAACATTTT